The Corvus moneduloides isolate bCorMon1 chromosome 4, bCorMon1.pri, whole genome shotgun sequence genomic interval AGTCTGCTGTTGTATCGCTGTCATTTCAATCCTCCTGTAGCAGGAGGGATCTGTAAGGCCTCAAGTtcccaaaacaagaaaagaattacactctctgtaatttttcttttatttctggtAGAAGCTTATCTTCAGTGTTTAGCTTTCATTTAGGTTTAACTCGCCTGCCTGTGTGTGAATCGATCGAGGAGTCAGAGAAATGGGGAACCTCATGGGATAGCTTGGAGATGTGAAGAAGGTGTTTTAAAGCCTTTTGAAAAGCTTACATTGTGGTTGGTTAGTACCATTGTAGCCTTTAATGCATTTCCTTTTGAAGGGACAATTGTATTGCAAGCAGACTAATCCCTGAACTTTTAAAACCACAACAAGGTGGTGTGTGGTATTAGTGAGTCACCGATGGTGAGTCATACAAGCTTCAATACAAATACattaattgttttcatttacttttgTTCTGGTGATATCTGGGAGGCCCCGGAGAGAGATCATGACCTTGTAAAATTAGGTGTTGTGTAAATCACACACAAGAAGACAGACCCTGAGCCTTCATGTACTCTTTTCTATTTAAGCTTGGATTTCAGCTTGGTTTACCAACATGAATAAAAATACGTGGGTCTTAAAGTTTCTAAAATTGAAGTTGATTAGTAAACATTTCCGCCTTGTAAGATTTGTTTGACAGGATAAATAGTCTGTGTGGGATTATATGGGTTATACGTCCCAGAGAGAAACAATAGGGGCCTGAGCTTGGTGGCAAATGTACATCTCCATATCTAGTCCTGGAAAATGAAGACCCCTTGAATACCAGTCCAACATGTTACCTACAGAAATTGCATTAACTACATTCATTAATTGCAACACTACATTTAGTAAAGgtgattttatgtttttaatttactttcaaTGGAAAAGAATATGTAGAAGGGCAGTGGATGGTGTTACATGTGGATGTGTAATAACCCAGCTGTCTCCCGCTCCTTTGCATGGTGAGTTTTGCTCTTGGGAGAGTAATGCAAGTAAAAATAACAATATAGGGAAAACAATGATTATAGGGAGAACCACACCCTTCCCTCCCCATTAGGTCAGTCAGGTTGTGAAATGGGATGCCGAGAGAGAGAGGCTGTACTATCTCTGTCTTTGGGGCTTTTCAAAACATAGATGGGTAAAGCTCTGAGCAAACTGACCATGATGCCTGgggtggccacctaaaaacagagactagacaagaataagagaataaaggTTGGTATTTACTTGAAGGGCCTTCAAGGTACACCCCGGGGAGTCAAGAAGCTACttccaagatggaccccaagtcacgagttcttcacacttttataaaaagtttgattcatttgcatatcagggttaattctccaattaaaacttcagttaatgatgtaattaccccaagtttaCCCCCCTTCTTAAGATGTTTACgcattttgggcctaggacagtgTGGGTGTCATTGGAGATCAAGCTTGGAGTGgcttgttatgtctaaccagcatgaggGAACAGTCGTTAACAAGCTACAAGTAACCTGTTAaagttacacactaggcagtgcaggatttgaaaaagaTACAAGTTAAAACCCAAGGCATCAACCAGATCTCATAGCTAAcgctgcacagagcaggagacTGGACCAAGGGACTTGCTGAGGTCCCTTCCTGCCAAAATGGTCGAGTGATCCTAACAAAAAGCTGACCTGGGCAAGCGAGAGATTTAATGTAGAAAGTGACATCAGGTGTCAGGAGCTGAAATGCGGTCTGTAAGCACTCTTCTAACAACCTGAGGTTCAGGGAAATCCTGTAAGGCTTTAATGGGATCAGTTGCAAGGTCAGTAACTTTGCTGTAGGTCCCTCCCTTGGGGTACTGCAAATCTTGATTGTTGATAGAGCATGTAAAGGATTTCTTTTGGAATCATGGGGTTTTATTCTAAAGTCACCACGTGATCCAGATGAACTTCCTGcttcaaaacaaagcagaaatgtatGTTCATAAGTTAGGAACAATACAATGTCTGTGCTCCACTCTTGGTTCTTCAAACATTACACAGTGTAGAATAGAAGGTTCTGTCAGTAGTATATTTAAGGGAAGACAGATGTTGTGTGCCTATTTATAAAAGGTGGGGAGTGTGAAAAGTCTCTGTAACCAAGTGTCCTTGTGTGCAGTTGTCCAGCTGAAAAGTGAAGGGTTTCAGTCTGAGCCTAGATGatattttccttggtttttaaACTAATGTGCTTACATGAAAGTGTTTTGTAGGTGCcacttttcttctgccttgaTTTTCCTGTATCCTCCCCTGTTTTCAACTTTAAATTTTCTCACAAACAGGTTATTCTGCTTTAATATAATGGCAGGAAAAGTAAAATGGGTAACTGACATAGAAAAATCTGTTCTAATAAACAACTTTGAAAAAAGAGGATGGATTCAGGTGGCAGAAAATGAAGACTGGAATTTTTATTGGTAAGTACACTGCAATTGCCAATTTCTTTTATCAATGTTACGGAGGCTTGCTCTTTTACCAGAGTCCAGACTTCTGTAATAAACTGTGCTTCTCTTCATGATAATGGTTTCTATTCAGGCTAATTATTCAACTTTTCAATACTGAGAGTAGATGTGAAATTAGATCAAGATTGTGGTAAAAGGAGGAGAGTAAATAATCTTCTCATTTAATGTTTGTCTAATATAAGACCATGAAATGCTGTCCTAGAATGCAGTAATCTATTAACTGGCAGAAACAGTACTctttaaataaaccaaacaatttATGCTGTTCCTGTCAAATACATCAGAATGGCAGTTTGTGCTGCCAGATGTACCCTTTGTGAACCACTTACTTAAATGGGCAAGAATCTAGTAATCTGCTCATGCTTTTGGAATGCAGTTGGGAGAATGAGGAAACACTCATGGAAATTGTTGTGTGACTGGTTGTATTGTTTTGggttagttttctttttttcttcctgaaatgatAATATAGCAGATTGGTGGCATTGAGGAAATCTTCTTAAATTTTCACATTGAGACATCTAGTATGGAAAATTCTTTGCATCTATGTCCCTGCTCTTCTGTGAAAAATGTAGTTGAAAACTGATTTGATGACTCTGTCACTGCAGCACTTTCATCTGGTGTATAACTAAACATCACAGGTGTTCTTAGCAAGATCTCTTAACCAGTTTTCAAGTCATATGTCTGAATTCTTTGTAATCCAAGTAGCAAGGCAGTCAGTAGGAGGTTGGGTTTGTGGCTTTTTTGAAGAGGAAGGGTGAGTTTCAGGAGTGTGAAGTAACAGATTTAGAAAGAGGGTTCTCTAGCATTTGGGTGCACTTCAGTCATTTTTAGGCCCTGCTGGGGATTGACTTGATTATCAACAAGCCAGAGTCAAGTAGGACCCATTTGTCATCTTCCTGGCCTCACTTCCTGCACCAATTTCAGTAGTAGTAGAGGGACTGATTAAACCCTTGCTTTGTTAAGTAGAACTTCAGGGTATGTTGGATTGTCACTGcagcaaaatattaaataggaagagaaatgagagagagaaaagatgaagaaattgGAGTGAGAAGATCTCtaatttttcctcctgaagtgTGTTTCTTGAGAGAAATCATTTGGTGTCTGTCTTTGGTTTTCAGGATGAGTGTCCAAACAATCAGAAATGTGTTCAGTGTGGAAGCCGGTTACCGCCTCTCCGATGACCAAATTGTCAATCATTTCCCAAACCACTACGAACTGACCAGAAAAGATTTGATGGTAAAGAATATCAAGAGATACAGAAAAGAActtgagaaagaaaggaagtcCTCTtgcagaaaaagataaaatgggaaatatattttatttgggTATGTTGTTTCTTATTATCAGCATTCAGGTTTTTTCTAGGTAGTCAATAACTGGAATCGAACCAGCTTTTTTGTGCATGAAGCACTGAACCTCTGAGTGTTTATGACATTAAAGTGCTACCTTGAAGTGCTCTGTTCCTCTCTTGGGTTTGATTCATTTGGggtttcttaaaaattattttggagagGGAAATTGTGGGTTTAAGGTAGTTTACAATTAGATTAGTGGGTGAAACCAAAAGGCTTTGCCTACTTCATATGAGAGAGGGGTTGCGGTTTCTTTAATTCAAAAGTGAAAAACTGTTACCTGAAAATCCTTACACTGGagcaaaaactgaaataaacttTTTGCAGAAAGGACAAAACTGATGAATAAATGCGTCAGAGGAGAAATTTGGGAGAAGTTGGGGAACTAATAATGAACtgctagaaaaataaaataaaaagcaaaccagagaaaaaaaaaatacccaagaaacccaaaccccaaaactaaaCCAAGAATAGATCAGGAATGAGGAAAGTAGAGTTGGTTTGGAGATCAGAAAAGCattgaaatgaaacagaatggGGATATGGGGGAGTTGAATTACATCTTGGAAAAAGTGAAATGAGAACACTTCATCCGTGTAAGAAAACAGTTCTGTAAGGACAGAAGTGAAGATAATCTAATagcaaaaagtgaaaaatgtttttctttaggTTTAGGTATCATATGAGCATGGGAGCAGAGAAGAATAATAGGAGTTCAGAATAAGATataataaataagaataatGGGAGttacatgaaaataaagaattacACAGGCAAAGGGGAATTTTGCCTGCACAGAGCATGATAAGGGAATGGTGAAAGTTGGTATAGGAAATTGAGAAATTCTGATTGATTTGTTGGAATGGTATGTAATACTGTAATTGCACAGCATataaatgaagaagaaaatctatTCACATGAATTAGAATCTAATACTACGAAGTGCAACATTTTGCAATTATTTAAGTTAAAAACCAGAATGTAAATGAGATAAAAAGCAACGTGAGTCTTAATGAAGGAGGATCATGCCAgactggaaaactgaaaataccaacttttctttttcagtataTATATGTCAATAGCCTTGTCAGATACAGTGTCTTTAATTGTGcaccttctttttccccctttactCAGATTTGTTCCTGTGACTTTTATGCTTCCTGCTGATTATAATCTCTTTGTTGAAGAATTCAGAAAGAATCCCTCCAGCACAGGATTATGAAACCTTGTGGCAAAGCTCAGGAAAGGGAATATTTCTAATCAATAAAGCTCTCCCAAAATCAAAAAATGGTCTCGAGACAGCAAAACATCTTCGTAAGTTCTTGAAGTCCTTTATTGTACTTTCTGTAACTAGGTGAACTACATCAATATGCTGATTGTCTGATGCATGGGAGAAGTATTccattattattgttattattattattattattattgctttGTCATTTTGTAGTTTGGTTTGCATTAACCTCAGTTTGTTATCTCACTTCCTCCTTCAACGAGTTGTTTTGGGTATGAGGAGGCACACAGAACTGCTCAATTAATATTCTttataaaaatgctttcattgtTGTGGGGGAGAAAATTGCGTAGAAATAAATTGTTCTGCTTCACAGTATTAAATAACaggaagcaagagaaaaatcttcccCTCAGCAATTTCAATAATtgtttaatatatattaaattactttttgaatttgtgtgaaataaatgcattttccttttggagCACAAAATAATACACATCATGTTGATAGTCTCCTTCCAAATGGATGAAACACGTTAGCAAtcttacatttttctctgaCTAGAAGTTTTGCTCACACAACTAATGTTAAACTTTTTCCTGTGATCAAGGGACTGGCTGAATATCCCTTGAGTATCTTTCCCCACGTTTGATTTGGAATCTGAAGAATGTCACAATCTGAAAGTTGTATTAACTTTTCACAGTGATTTGCAATTGCACACCAAGCACAATGAAATATTCCAGTAGTACAAGACCTTGAATAATGAAGGTGATGCACTACATCCTTTTTGCTCGTTGGGAGCTTGCCAAGCTCTAAATTCTCTTTAAGGGAAAAAGAGACTGTAAAGCTGCATTCTGAATGGCTTGGTCAGCTACTGTGTGAGTTTAAATGGGTAATTGATCTTGGTCATCTGTAcagtattttcagctttttttggtATATAGTGCCTGATGCCAAGTGTTTATTATTAACCGCCACAACTTTATACATTGTCTTGGCAAAAGATGCAAGATTTCAGTCAACTCAAAATTTACAGAACACTTCTAAAGAAGTAAAAGACTTCAGGGATTGTATTGATGCAAATATCATATTGTGAGACATGATTTGTGTTTTTCAGGTTTGTATCTCAGTCTTCCAAGGAAGCCTATGTGATTTCACTCTACATCAACAATCCCTTGCTAATTGGTGGAAAGAAATTCGATCTTCGTCTTTATGTTTTGGTGTCTACCTATCGGCCACTGAGATGTTACATGTAAGGTTgcatgtatttgtattttgtttagAGATAATGTCCAATGTAGTCAAAATAATGTGCGTGTTACACAAAGAAGTTTAACCTGTAAATGGTACCCTAGGATGCTCACTTCCTTGTTTCTTACAGGGGTTTAACacattttaatgcctttttgCATTTAAGGTATAAACTTGGATTTTGCCGCTTTTGCACAGTGAAATACACACCAAGTACAAGTGAGCTGGATAACATGTTTGTACATCTTACAAACGTTGCCATTCAGAAACATGGGGTAAGTGTGCTGAGTTCTTTCATGCTTCTGTGTAGCAAGACTGATTTTCTTAAATTGTCCCAAAACTTGGAATCAAAAGGTTTTGTCATACTCTTCATCATCTTGCAGTTAAAATACTTCAACTTGCACTtagaaataattgcattttagAATTTAGAAATTTTAGTAAACCACAGCTCAAAAGTCAAGATAATGAGTTGCAGCTCTGTAATAGAGGGTGATATTTTCAGTATTGACTCACAGTAGTTGAGAGCAGGGTTGTTCTTCACATctcctttcatttaaaagccAATATGCTCACTTACTGAATTGAACAATGAAATTAATGAGCTTGAATCATGTGGGTATGTATTTTATAATACTGGCTTAATatctccttcctcatctccccttccctctctctctcttgcatGCAGTTAATTCAATTTCTTATTTCCAGCACTTACTTATCACAGAACTTTCCAGCTTCTCCCAATGTTCCCTCAacctcctgcccctgccttCCTTGTGTGGGAAACAAAGGGACTGTGCAGTTGCAAACTTGATTGGTGGCTTACCTCTTGAATGGACAAagctggagctctgcctgcagaacAGTTCTGTCCTGTAATTTATCGCTGATATTCATGTGGAAACATGAGAGCTTTGACAGCACTTCCTTATGTCAAAGTAGGCTGAAATTcagcagtggggagggaaggtTAGTGGGGTGGGGGTGACACAGATGGGCATAAAGTGTCACTTCCCAAACCTTGTTCCTTCAGGGAATGACTTGATAATGGTTGTCCCTTTGGTGTTTTTAGCGGATGTCTGTGATTTACAAACCATGCCTCTGGTACAGTAATTAAAACTCTATTGTTGCACTTCCTAATGCcctaagttttattttaatgttatggaaaataaatatgtatggacatacacacacacatgctccTGTTTATGTTCATATGGGTATACACCTGCACTCACACACAAGATATATGTAATATATCTTAAACTGCACTCTTGCTCAAAGTGCCTTCTCTGCTACTGTTCCATAAGATGTGCAGTATAGCAGAACTCTTCTTGTCTGGATATTGCTGCAACAACAATGTGAATGATAATGCTGGTAGTTCTAAACCAGGGTAAGTGGTCAAATATGGCATTTTTCAGTACTACAAACGTTTTATTGCTCAGGTGCTGATTTGTGAAGTGCTTCAAACACATTTTGGTTTAACAGGGCACACTGACAATTACTTACAGTGAAAGCAGGTTCCATACAACTTAGAGAATAAATCCTGGTGCTGTTGCCAGTAGCAGTGAAGATGTGAGGCACGTGGTACATTGCCTGTCTTATTATGCACCCTTCCATCTTCTCTACCAGTTAAAGAATGGCCTTCAAGTTTCCCAAATAAAAGAAGTGAATGTAGTGGTGAGGTCACTTAGAATAAAGGACAACAGAAATGGGTATAGAAGTAGCAGCCTAAAAATGTGGAAACGTTACTAGAAtatttgaaaagctttttataAATTGTAAACAACTGATATCTGTTCAGTTTGGCAGAAAGGCATAAGAGAAGTTTAGCATAAAGTGCTACCCATCCtatttgttcttctcttttaaatgtGCCTGTAACTTTGGAGGCATTTAGACTGTACAGTTTTAGTCTTCTAAAACTGTACCTAATTTGAGCTGTcagtaatttataaaaattatgaTGAGATGCTGGAAAATGCATGTGtaatacaaacaaaacaacaataattCTTATGcataattattttcactttgcttAATATCTTCAATTAAACAACTGTGACTGTGTAAAGCTCTACCCAGTTGCAACGTATTTTGATTTGAGTACTTGTTCTAAAGGGCAAAGAGGGCTGGAACTTTGATCTCTGTTCCCTTGCTGGAATCTGGTCTcaagacattttttttcatggagcAAATCCTGAGAACCATGTTTCAGGTCTTTTTTTGTACAGTCCAGTTTTCCAAATTTACTAATGGGGGAGCTGTAGGAGAAAGCCTAATAATAAGACAGATGCTTCTTTGACCTTGTCCTGAAGGACGACAGCATTTATTCTTCTGAGagcttttttctgctctgtgcatTCTGTGTTTTATAATTTAGCAGGCATGCAGTCATTAATTCTCAGAAATGCTCTGAGGAGAACCTTTATAAAGGGACAACACTTCTGTTCTGAGAGTTCCTTGAGGGCTGAACATGTGCCTTTCCATCAGTATGAACGACCCTCGCTTTGCTCTTGTCTTTccatttaaagagaaataaagcagagcCTTGATAGCCTCTGAAAAGAGAACATAAGGTAAcctcctgttttcctctgttcaGTTTCAGTAACACTTAATGGGTTTTTGTACTGAATTACTTGAAAAATTTAACTTTTACAAACAATTCAGTTAGCATTTCACTATATTCTTGAGTGTAACTGTTATCAGTAGCACCATTAAGAAGATATCAGGGAACGGACAAGTTGTACTTGAAAGTGTTTgtctgtgtttatttatttaaagtgcTGCATTTTACAACAGCTACCTTCAGTGAAATTCTGCTATTAGTCATTAATTGTTTTTCCTTATCcccagaggaggaaaacattccattctttcctttcacattttaaaacttctatTTCCAAATCGTAACTCATACTTTACTATAAAACTGTCAAAGTACccattgtttttttccccctaagatTTATTACTTGATTTGCAATGTGTGATACAAGCATATTAGAGCTATACTAAAAGCAGTTGATTTTCAGCAGTTCAAAGCTGAAGTCTTCATGAAGCTGCAAGAACAATTAGCCAGCTTTTAGAGCAATACTTGTGAGTATAAGGGGGCTTTTTgtgggaatgaaaaaaaactaCCGAACAGCTTCAAAATCTTTGAGTGAACTCCTTAACTCTTCAGGATGATTACAACCATATCCATGGAGGCAAATGGACAGTGAGTAACTTGCGCCTGTATCTGGAGAGCACCCGTGGAAAGGAAGTCACCAACAAATTATTTGATGAAATCCACTGGATAATTGTGCAGTCCCTGAAGGCTGTTGCGGTGAGTGCTGTTCCTGGAATGCTGCCAGTGATAGCATTCCAGCTGCAGGCTTCCCATAACCATGGAAGTGAGCTTGCCACTAAAACGCCTCTAtctattttctgctctttgagTGATGGTGTTGATGCTGATTTCTGCAGTTCTCTTGTCTCTTGATTTCTCTGAGATGAGGGAACTGAATCTTGGGTGGGTGAGTGGGTTGAGCTGTCTGTGGGTATTTGAAGGAGTGAATAAATCTCTTTCCTTGAGGGCTCTGTGAACTATTTAATATGACTTGATACTGCCCTTGTGAATAGTATTAAGTTCTGCCAAAATGTGTGATGTCATTCCAGCAATAACAAatgtgttaaagaaaaaaaatctctggagGACGATTTATCAAAGGAAACCTAAGGCTATTGGTTCAGCAGAGTTACATAACGTACTTTCACCTCTTTTATACACAAGCCATGGAGTTATCACAAACTCTTACTTAAAAAAGAAGTAGCAGCCAGTTCTCTGCTTGAGTGACTTTCTAGTGTTTGGGTAATATTCTGTGATCACATACCAGGGCAGGTATCACCCTGGGGGTCAGCTGGGCTAACTGAGGAGCTCAGTGTTGCCACGGACTCTCCTGGTCCCAAGTACATTGTCTTGTCATCTCTTTTGGGTTGGTTCTGGCACCATTTAGAGCTGAATCAGCTGACTTGTGAACTGACAATTACTACCTTGGTTTATTGATGGCTTAGTGTTCTGCCAGGGGAATAAGCTGAGTCATGGAAGGACCAGATGAGCACCAGAATCAGCATGAGAAAGTGGGACAAGGTCATGCAGCTAGGATCAGTGGGAGGTGGGGAAGCATGGCTTAACCTGGCCTCTGTTGTGCAATCATATCTGTAGATAacttgggagaagaaaagggatgTAATCAAATGTTAGCAGAACCTTAGGAGTGGAAAAGTGGTGAGAATTATGGAGCACGAAATTTGTTGTTCCTCTGTCCTTTCAATGGCACATGTAATGAGATGCTTGttcctccttcctgctttcagtccctgaagaaatgaaaagctttatTATTAGTCTAGGGGAAAACATCTCACAAACCTTCACAAATTTTCTCTAAAAGATCTAATGAGATTCACATAGAAGAAAAGTATTACACCATGCATCCTGCAAATGTTTAGCAGATGCTGGAAAGCAACTGGTTCTCTAGAGGATGTGCATCTAAGCACCACTTGATTCGTGGTCTCACTTCACTTGGGGTTATAGTTACCTTGagtaattataattttaaaatgtattttgtaattGTTTGACCTAAAATTTTTGTGTAGTTACAACAGCGGAATAAAAGAAAAGTCTTTGaataagtcttttttttctaaagtttgAAGAATTCACAATTATGTGGAGCTGTAAATTTTGAAaccttctgttttctcctgaTGCATGCAGGCTTTAAATATAGTTATTACTTTTGCAAAATATGAAAACGCTTATTTTCACACAGGAAATGTAATGGGAAATTAACATAACTTAATACTTGTCATCAGTGCAGTCATTAGtactgaaatatttacataCAGCTTCAAAAAAGAGGCAGTCCTGAACCTACTAGTTAGCAAGCTTATATTTGAGTTACAACACTGAAAAGTGTTGTAGGAGATTCATAATGTCATCATATGTGATTTCTAGCAAAGAAAGTGTTTTGGGTAACTTactgaaaagttaattttaatacatattactgtcttttctt includes:
- the TTLL1 gene encoding LOW QUALITY PROTEIN: probable tubulin polyglutamylase TTLL1 (The sequence of the model RefSeq protein was modified relative to this genomic sequence to represent the inferred CDS: inserted 1 base in 1 codon; deleted 1 base in 1 codon; substituted 2 bases at 2 genomic stop codons), which codes for MGGIRRGRAGPEGSGGRAAGGRLFCFNIMAGKVKWVTDIEKSVLINNFEKRGWIQVAENEDWNFYWMSVQTIRNVFSVEAGYRLSDDQIVNHFPNHYELTRKDLMVKNIKRYRKELEKERKSSCRKRXNGKYILFGFVPVTFMLPADYNLFVEEFRKNPSSTXIMKPCGKAQEREYFXSIKLSQIKKWSRDSKTSSFVSQSSKEAYVISLYINNPLLIGGKKFDLRLYVLVSTYRPLRCYMYKLGFCRFCTVKYTPSTSELDNMFVHLTNVAIQKHGDDYNHIHGGKWTVSNLRLYLESTRGKEVTNKLFDEIHWIIVQSLKAVAPVMNNDKHCFECYGYDIIIDDKLKPWLIEVNASPSLTSSTANDRILKYNLINDTLNIAVPNGEIPDCKWNKSPPKEVLGNYEVLYDEEMAQSDGTDRDLRSRPGQSTGVKGSRARDSGKPVLTTWK